CGCCGATTCGAGTTCGCCTTGTACCGTACGCACCCCAACCTGATATTGCGAACCGGAAAACTTGCCACCACAATACTCGACAAGCAACGCGATCCTTTTATGTAACGCTCCGCCCGACGACACATTTAGTGTCGTCTCCTTGCCTTCGGCTACACCTTCGCTAGCTTCGCTTTTCCGACGCTCCGCTGCGACCGGCTCCTCGCCGCTCTTGCTGCGCTGTTGTTCGTTACTGAAGTCACTAAATTGAAAGGACAATCTAAACTAACTGAATTATGGCCATTGGGGCGTTGTCGCCGCGACGGTAGCCGTCTTTGATAATACGTGTGTAGCCACCCTTGCGATCTTTGTAGCGAGGAGCCGTCTCTTCAAATACTTTCTTCACGACAGCTTTGTCCAAAAGAACAGAAGCTACCTGACGACGGATATGGAGAGCTGAAGCAACTGTCTTTGCTGCTTCTTTATCGCGCTCACGAGCCTTCTTCACGACAGACGGATAGTCAGCGACTTGTCCGCGCTTAGCCAAGGTGATCATGCGCTCGGCTTCGCCGCGTACGGCTTTAGCTTTGGACAATGTCGTCTTGATCTCATCATGACGGAGAAGCTCGGTGGCCAATGTGCGCAAAAGAGCTTTGCGTTGATCGGCTGGGCGGCTTAGGCGATTACCTGGTTTTGCGTGACGCATGATTCTAGGTCCTTTAGTTCAACTCAGTTACTTTAGTTCTTTTGGTGTATCAGCAAGGGTCAAGCCAAATGAGCGAAGACGTTCGATGACTTCGTCGGCTGACTTCTTACCGAAGTTTTTGATGTTCATCAAATCATCATAGGAAAGCTTCAAGAGCTCGCCCAAGGAGTTGATGTTGGCACGCTTCAAGCAGTTGTAGGCTCTTACGGACAATTCGAGCTCTTCAATGGAGATTGAAGAATGCTTACTGTCTGTTGGAGCTGGAGCTTGAGCAACCGGCACAACTGGCTTGCCGGAAAGTTCGGCGATTGGCACCAGGTGTTCGATTACTTGGCGGGCAGCTTGAGAAATAGCTTCTGTGGCATCCAATGAACCATTGGTCCAGATGTCCATTGTCAGCTTATCGAAATCTGTTGATTCACCAACGCGTGTACCTTCAACGTTGTAGCTTACGCGACGGACAGGCATGAATACGCCGTCGATCGGCAGCACATCAATTGCTTGCTTGAAGTGGCTGTGCGAGTCAGCGGCAACATAGCCACGACCGCGCTCAACGGTAATTTCAGCACGCACTCTACCTTCTTCAGACAATGTGCAGAGCTGCCAATCCGGATTGATGATAGCTACATCCGGTGGGCATACGATGTCGTGACCGGTAATTGGGCCCGGACGGCTAACATCAATGCGCAGATACTGTGGTTCGTTGCTGAAAGACTTAACGACAAGACCCTTCAGGTTGAGCATCACATCAACTACGTCTTCAACAACACCCGGGATGGTGGTGAATTCGTGAGTGACACCTTCAACGCGTACTGCTGTGACAGCAGCGCCATCGAGAGAGGAGAGAAGCACGCGACGCAGACTGTTACCGAGAGTGGTACCATAACCACGCTCTAGAGGCTCTATTACGAACTTGCCGTAGATAGAACCATCGGCACCGGTCTTATTTTCCAAGCACTTGATCTTCAGAGGTTCCATAGTTGCTCCGTCGTAAGCATTTGAGGTTGGTGGGATATGTCTGCCAATCATTTGATTCATTGTTTTATGCCATTCTGTTGATGGGATTACCAGTAGTGACTATCAGGTCGATTATCTCGAGTAGTGTTCTACGATTAGAGCTTCTTTGATAGTCGGATCAAGATCTTCTCTTGCCGGAAGGTTAGCTAGTGATGCGGTAAGACCTTCCTTGTCTACGTTCATCCAACCTGGATGTGTAGCAACGGGGCTAGCTTCCTGCAGTCCTTTAATGAGCTTCTTGCTGTCTTCAGCAACTGATACCACTTGTCCTGGCTTCAATTGATACGAAGGAATAGCAACTTTCTTGCCGTCAACCAAGAAGTGTCCGTGAAGGATAAGCTGTCTTGCTTGTGCCCTTGAAGGAACCATTCCGGAGCGGTGCACGAGGTTATCGAGACGCGACTCAAGGATTTGCAGAAGTTTGAGACCTGTTGGAACTTTCTTCTGACGGTTAGCTGTATCGAAGTAGCCGGCGAATTGCTTCTCAGCAACTGTGTAGAAGCGACGTACTTTTTGTTTTTCGCGCAACTGAATGGCGAATTCCGACTGCTTCTTGCGCTCTTGACCGTGTTGTCCTGATGGATAACGACGTCTTTCGATGGCGCATTTGGTTGTGTAGCAGCGTGTACCCTTCAAAAAGAGCTTGACGCCTTCATTACGGCAAAGTTTGCAAACTGAATCTGTATATCTGGACAAGGAAGTATCTCCTATTACACGCGACGACGCTTAGGTGGGCGACATCCGTTATGTGGGATTGGGGTAACATCTTTGATGAGGGTTATATCCAAGCCAGCAGCCTGCAATGCACGGATAGCGGTTTCACGACCAGCACCTGGTCCTTTTACGTACACTTCGACTTGGCGCATGCCCTGGTCCATCGAGCGACGAGCAACTGCTTCAGCAGCTTGCTGGGCAGCAAATGGCGTGCCCTTCTTAGCGCCCTTGAAACCAACTGTACCGGCAGACGACCAAGCAATAACTTGACCTTGTGGATCGGTTGAGGAAACGATCGTGTTGTTGAAAGTCGATTGAATATGCACTACGCCTTGCAATACGTAGCGACGTTCCTTTTTTTTGCCTCGGGATTTAGCTGTCTTAGCCATGACTTATTTCCTTAACCTTTAGATGGTGCTGCTTTCTTGCCGGCTACGGTGCCGCGCTTGCGACCACGACGTGTTCTGGCATTTGTCTTTGTACGCTGACCGCGCGTCGGCAAACCTCTGCGATGACGTTGACCGCGATAGCAATTGATTTCAATCAAACGCTTCACATTCAAACCTTCAACACGACGCAGGTCGCCTTCGACTTGATAGTTTTTGTCCAGCTCTTCGCGGATGCGGTTGACTTCATCTTCAGTCAAGTCCTGCACACGTCTGGTGTCTGGGATTGATAGTTTTTCGCAAATCGCCACTGCAGCTGTTTTGCCTATTCCATAAAGGTAGGTCAAAGCAATTACCGTTCTTTTGTTACGTGGCAGATCAACGCCCGCAATTCGAGCCATTCTGAGATTCTCCTAACCTTGTCTTTGCTTATGCTTGGGATTTTCGCAAATAATAGCTACACGTCCCTTGCGGCGTATAACCTTGCACTTTTCACAAATTTTCTTAACTGATGCTCTAACTTTCATTGTTCGCGCTCTTTGTTTCTTCTGTTCAGTTTCTGTTGGGCGCCCCGAAAGGCACTTAGACAGGTGGGTTTACTCACCTGTGTCACTGACTGCTTAAAGACATTTCGTATATCTAATAGCAGTACCGGACGAATAGCGAATTATACACTATTCTTTGACTCTATAGGTGATTCGTCCACGCGTTAAATCATACGGGGTGAGCTCTACACGCACTCTATCCCCTGGAAGAATCTTAATGAAATTTTTGCGAATCTTGCCGGAAATGTGGGCCAAGACCTTATGTCCATTGTCTAGTTCTACTCTAAACATGGCATTGGGTAAGGATTCTTTTATAATCCCTTCAAATTCGATGACACCCTGCTTAGTCATTCAATTACCTCTGACGGTCTCTTGGTCAGGACTTCCGGAGCCCCTTCGGTTATAAGAAGTGAATGTTCAAAATGTGCCGAAGGTTTGTAATCCTTGGTTACAACTGTCCATCCATCTTGCTTCAGGCGCACATGATCGCCGCCTTGATTAAACATTGGTTCAATCGCTATTACCATACCAGGTTTCAGCTTGAAGCGGTTGCCTGAGCGATAGTTGAGGATAAATGGGTCTTCATGGTAGTTAAAACCTATCCCATGTCCACCATATTCCCTCACAATTCCATATCCGTTAGCTTTGGCCACATCTTCAATGGCTCCGCCAACCTCATCAAGGGTGGCTCCGGCAATAGCCTTTGCCATTCCCCTATATAAAGAATCACGGGTATCATCGAGTAGCTTCTTGACCCTTGGGCTAACCTCGCCGACGGCAACGGTTAGCGCAGTATCCCCAATGAAGTCCTGATTCTTGCCATTAACGACTCGGCGAATGGTGGCTCCAAGATCCAAAGAAATAACGTCGCCATCCTTCAAGATCTTCTGCTTGTTGGGAATTCCATGAACCACTTCCTCATTAATGGAAGCACAAACCGTGTTCGGAAAGCCTCTATAACCCTTGAATGTGGGCAGTGCTCCGTGCTCTCTGACCATCGCTTCGGCAAACTCGTCCAATTCCCAGGTGCTCACACCCGGCACTGCCTTTTTAGCAGTGGCTTCCAATACAAGACCGGCTATTTTGCCTGCCTTGCGGATAAGTTCCAAATCTTCAGCGTCTTTGAGAATCATGCCAAAACCTTGATTGTCTTCAAAATGTCAGCGAAAATCTCTTCTACTTCACCATCTCCATCGATAGTGCGCAGAGAGAGATTCTTATCGTAATAGTTGATCAATGGTGCTGTTTGCTTTTCATAGACGGAAAGTCTTTGGGCAACAACATCTTCTTTGTCATCCGATCGCTGAATCAACTCTGATGAGCACAGGTCACAGACGTTTTCTTTTTTCGGCGGCACAAACTTCACGTGATAAGTCGCACCACACTCCTTGTTGGAACAAGTGCGACGTCCAGTGATGCGCTCAAGAAGCAAGTTCGGATTTACTTGAACATTCACAACAACAGTCAAATTCTTATTAAGTTCTTCCAGCAACTTATCCAGTGCTTCTGCCTGGACAACAGTACGCGGGAACCCATCAAGAATAAATCCACGATCGCATTCCTGCTGAGTTAGCTTGTCACGGAACATAGCGATAAGAACTTCATCTGGCACCAGCTGTCCTTTGTCCATATAAGACTTAGCAGCTAATCCAGTTGGGGTGCCGGCTTTTACAGCTTGTCTCAAAAGATCGCCTGAGGACAGGTGAATGAGATTGAGATGTTTAGCCAGACGAGCACACTGTGTACCTTTACCGGCGCCAGGGGCTCCAAGAAACAAAATTTGCATCATCAAATTTCCTTCTTATCTGTTGGGTTACGGAATAGTCCGCGCGCTTGATAGCGAGCCGACAGTGCATGGGTCAAGATTTGTCTTTGCGTATCAATTGCCACACCGACCAAGATGATGAGCGATGTCGAGCCCAAGCCCTGCAGAGTCTGTACATACGTAACTTGCTCTACGTGAATCGGTACAATGGCAATAATGGCAATAGCTGAAGCACCGATAAAAATGAGTCGGTTCAACAGCTTCTCCAAAAACTCCGCTGTCGGTCTTCCTGGACGAATACCCTGAATTGCTCGTCCTGAACGTCTCAAGTTTTCAGCCATGTCACGCACAGGCAAGACAATTGAGGCGTAGAAGAAAGCAAAGAAAAGGATGAGCAAGAAGTAGATAAGCGAGTGTTCCCAGTGGGCGTACGAGAACATGAATGTTGTCTCTTGCCCGATAAACTCCCAAACATTTAGTGCGATGGGATGTTTGGAAAGCGTATCGAAGTAGGTTCCCACAAAGGGTGCCGACTTCAACATATCAACAATTGCCTGTCCAGGATTGGCATTTCTTTGACCAAAGAAAGACATGACTGTTGTAGGGAACATCAAAAGCGACGAAGCGAAAATGATTGCCATAACGCCTGATGGGTTAACAGGCAAATACAAGTAATCGTCAGGAGCAGCAAATACTTGCCGTCCCACGTTTCGCCTCGCCCCTAAAACCATTATTTTCCTAACGCCTTGTTGCAGACATACGATGAGTGCAATTAAGAGCAAGAAAGTCAAAACAAGAATTACCACACCCCAAACCGGCGATTGTCCTGTCTGCACAGCTTCATAAGTATTTTTGATCATCACGGGTAATCGCGAAGCAATACCCAAGAAGATAAGCATGGATGCACCATTGCCAACGCCGCGTTCCGTGATTAGTTCACCCAACCACATAATGAATACAGCAGATGCTGTAAGAATTACTGTTGTATTGATCAAGAAACCAATACCCGGAGTGATAACGACACTTGGGTTGTGAATATTAGTCAACAACTTTGCCAGCATGAATGACTGAAAGCCGGCAAGAATAACCGTTGCATAGCGAGTAAATTGCTGTAGTTGTTTTCTGCCCTGCTCACCGGAATGCTTCTGCATCTCTTCAAGCTTTGGGATTACTACAGACATCAACTGCATAATAATTGAAGCAGTAATGTAAGGTCCAATACCCATGGAGAATATGGACAACTTATTCAAAGCGCCGCCTGTGAAAAGATCAATCATGCCGAGCAAACTTTGGGCAAGCTCCGGGTGGCGCATGAATGCTGAAGGATCAACACCTGGAATTGGAATATGTACGCCTATGCGATAGAGCGCAATGATTCCGAGAGTAAAGAAGATTCTCTCTTTCAGTCCGGCTGCCGAAAGCATCTTCATCATGTCTTCCGGAGATCCGATTTTTCCACCGCGACGAGCAACGCCTTGTGACATATTTGCCTCTTAAAAAGTGAACCCCGTACCACTTCCGAAAACGAAATGGGTGGGGTTCAGTGTAGTTCCTATAATCACCGATTAGCTCTTTCTGGAAGGCATGGGTCCGATGATTTCAACCGAGCCGCCGGCTGCTTCAATTTTTGCTTTGGCTCCGGCTGAGATGTGGTGAGCCTTAACAACAAGCTTTACCTTCAATTCGCCGTTGCCGAGAATGCGCAGGCTGTCGGTTGGCTTTCTGAGCAGACCTTTGTCGAACAAGCTATCAGGAGTAACTTCAAAGTTGCCGTTCAAGACATTCAATGCGCCGACATTTACTTCTACCCAGTCACGACCAGGAATCTGATCAAAGTTGTGGATTTTCGGCAGTCTACGGAACATTGGTGTTTGACCACCTTCAAATCCGAAGCGCTTACCTTCACCGGATCTTTGACCTTGTCCGTTATGTCCGCGGGTGGATGTCTTACCGTGACCGGAAGAACGACCACGACCTACACGCTTGGTCTTGCGACGAGCACCTTCGTTTGGTCTGATATCTGTAAGTTGCATGTTTATCTATCTCCTTTGCCTTGCGCCATGCGGTTCAATAAACCGCCTAACTCGGCAGATTCTAGTTTTATGCTCCGGTTTCGCTTCGCTACACCTTCGCTAGCTTCGCCGCTCCACGCATCGCTGCGGATTGCTCTGTCGCAATCCTTTGCTCTGCTGAAGCAAGCTACTTCCTTGGCTGAGATTCCTTTTTAGGAGGCTTAGCCTTGGTTTCTTTTTTAGCATCAGCCGCTTCAACTTTTAAAAGATGGCTGATTTTGTTCACCATGCCACGGATGGTTGGTGAATCGTGATGAACGACCGACGAGCCGAATTTACCCAAGCCCAGAGCCGTTACTACACGACGCTGCTCTTTGGTTTTACCAACTAGTCCTTTGTTCAATGTGATCTTCAACATGGAATTTCAAAGCTCCTAAGCTGTAGCTTGTTTGCCGGCAAGCATTTGACGCAAGCTGATGCCGCGCAATCTTGCTACTTCTTCAAATGTACGCAGTTGCGACAAACCATTGATGGTGGCACGAGCCACGTTCAATGGAGCGCGCGAACCCAAGGACTTGGCCAATACGTCGCCAACGCCGGCCAGTTCCAATATTGAACGAGCTGCACCGCCGGCGATGATACCAGTACCTTGGGAGGCCGGCTTCATCAGAATACGGCTGGCACCTTGCTGTCCGGTGATTGGGTGAGGAATTGTTGCTCCAACCATACGAACGCTGACGAGGCTCTTTTTAGCATCGACAACACCCTTTTGTATGGCACCTACAACTTCAGCAGCCTTGCCGACGCCAACGCCGACTTGACCCTTCTTATTGCCGACTGCAACGACAGCGCGGAAAGAGAGCTTTTTGCCACCCTTAACCACTTTGGTTACGCGGCGCACTTGGAGGATTTTCTCTTCCCATTCGGATTGTTCGCGTGTGCGCTCTTCACCACGACGACTATCACGACCGCCACGACGCTTGCGTTGACCGCCTTCGCCTTGTCCGCCTTCTTCGGGAGTTTGTAATCTATCTTCCTTTGCCATTATCGACAATTTCCTTTTTTGTATGCTCCGGTTTCGCTTTGCTACACCTTCGCTTGCCTTCCGGCTTACCATTTTCGCTTCGCGGCGACCTGCTCATCGCAGCTCTTGCTCAGCTACCCGTCTTTTTAGAAGTTGAGTCCTGCTTTGCGCGCAGCTTCGGCTACTGCCGCTACACGTCCGTGGAAGATATATCCGCCACGATCAAAAACTACTGTGTCAACACCTTTGCCTTTGGCTCTGGCTGCAACCAGTTCGCCAACTGCTGAAGCGCCATCTTTGTCCCAGCTCTTCTTCACTTTGCCCTTGAGTTCAGGATCAAGTGTCGATGCACAAGCGATGGTTACCTTTTGGGCATCATCGATGATTTGAGCATAGATATGCTTGTTGGAACGATATACACAAAGGCGCGGACGCTCAGTGGTGCCCTCTAATCCTCTGCGAATTCTCATGTGCCTTTTGTGGCGCGTTTCTTTTCTATTCTTCTTGGTTATCATTTAACGCGAGCCCCCTACTTCTTCTTAGCAGCGGCTTTACCAGCCTTGCGACGGATTACTTCGCCTTCGTAGCGAATGCCTTTACCTTTATATACTTCCGGTAAACGCCAGGCACGGATAAACGAAGCGAGATCACCAACAGCTTGCTTATCGGCACCTTTTACAGCCAACTTGGTGTTGGCTGTAACGGTTATCTCCAGACCGGCCGGTGGATCAACTTCCACGGGGTGAGAATAGCCAAGCTGCATAACCAGCTTTTTGCCTTCCATAGCGGCACGATAACCTACACCGATAATTTCCAGGCGCTGCTCGAAGCCTTCCGTCACTCCCTTCACCATGTTGGCGATAAGAGTTCTGGATAGACCGTGGAGAGCACGTGATGATCTGTCATCAGCTTTCCTGGCGACGACTACACTGCCGTCTTCTTGCTTGATGGCAATTTCCGGGCGGATTGTCCTGCTCAAATTTCCTTTCGGACCTTTGACCGCGACATCCTGACCGTTAATGGTGATAGTGACACCATTAGGGACTGGAATTGCTAATTTGCCAATACGGGACATGGCTTTTTCCTCTTCGTTATCTGGTTGCTTTGTTACCAGACGTAAGCTACAACTTCACCACCGGTGTTGTTAGTACGAGCTTGGCGATCTGTCATCAGACCACGGCTTGTGCTAACGATAGCCATTCCCAGGCCACCATAGACACGCGGTACTTTCTTAGAAGCACGGTACACCTTCAAGCCTGGACGGCTGATGCGCTTTATCCCTTGGATGACCTTTTCACCCTTAGGACCGTACTTAAGTACGATTCGCATTTTTTGAGCTGGCGTTCCCAATGCCTTGGTTTCAAAGGACGAGATGAAGCCTTCATTGCGCAGAAGTTCGGCAATTGCCAATTTCTGCTTGGAAGCAGGCATCTCTACTGTCGGCGCGGCAACGCGCACGGCATTCCTTATGCAGGTCAACATATCTGAAATAGGATCTGTAACTGGCATGTACTTATATCCCCTCCTACCAGCTTGATTTGGTGAGACCAGGAATCAAGCCGTCATGAGCCATCTTACGAAGGCACAAACGGCAGAGCCCGAAGTCACGATAATAACCACGTGGGCGACCGCAAATTCGGCAGCGGTTATGCAACCGAACAGCTGGGTACTTGCCTTTGGCAGCTAATACCCTGCGCTTCATTTCTTTATCGACTAACGATGTCTTGGCCACTTTTTGAGTTCCTCTTTCTCACCACTTGTAGTGCGCGTGTATAAACCTATTGCTGTCCTTGCTTACGGAACGGCATTCCCAGAGCGGCAAGCAAAGCTTGTCCTTCCTGGTCCGTCTTAGCCGTGGTGACGATGGCTATATCCATGCCACGCACTTGGTCAACATTTTCGTAGTTGATTTCCGGAAAAATCAATTGCTCTTTGACGCCTAATGAATAATTGCCGCGTCCATCAAATGCCTTACCGGATACGCCACGGAAGTCGCGAATACGGGGAAGAGCAATGTTGATGAGCTTCGACAAGAAGTCATACATGCGAGCACCACGCAGGGTTACCGAAATACCAACCGGCATGCCCTGGCGAACTTTGAAAGTCGCGATGGACTTACGAGCACGGTTAACAACCGGTTTTTGACCGACAATGGCAGTCAAATCTTTGATGCCGGCATCAATAGCTTTTTGGGTGCCGGTGGCTTCACCAATACCCATGTTGATGACGACTTTTTCAAGTCTCGGCACTTGAAGATCGTTCTTGTAATTGAACTGCTTCTTCAGATGCGCAACTACTTCTTTGTTATAGCGTTCTTGGAGTTTCATGCGTCGAAAGCCTCGCTGCAGTGCTTACAGATGCGGGTCTTTTTGCCGTTATCTGCAACCTTGTGCTTGATACGTGTTGGCTTTTTGCAGGCTGTGCAATAAAGCATCACGCGACTGGCAAAAATTGGAGCTTCTTTTTTGATAAGTCCACTTTGACCAGTAACACTCTTTTGTCTGGTGGCGCGGGTAACCACATTTATACCTTCAACAATGATTTTGCCTGTTTTCGGGAATACGTTGGCTACTTTGCCGGTCTTGCCGCGGCCGATCTTTTCAGAACCGGTCATCAGCATGACCATGTCGCCTTTTTTGACATGTACTTTTGGAGTTAGATTCGTAGCGCCTTGCTTAACAAGAGCGTTGGATACAACGGTCTTGCCGCCGAATTTCACTTGCTTGGAAATTGGAGCATTGGCGTAACGAACATTTTTTCTATGTTTGGTGGGTTGCATGATTACATGACCTCCGGAGCCAATGAAAGAATCTTGGTGAAGTTCTTGTCGCGCAACTCACGAGCGATTGGTCCAAAAACACGGGTACCTTTCGGGTTGTTGTCTTTTTGGATAATCACCGCAGCATTGTCATCGAAGCGGATGGTTGTGCCATCAGCGCGTCTTACGTGATTGCGCACGCGGACAACAACGCAACGAACTACTTCAGATTTTTTGACCGGCATGTTTGGCAGGGCATCTTTAACGACGCCAATGATTACATCGCCAACAGTGGCATAACGCTTGTTGGAGCCACCCATGACACGAATGCACATGAGCTCACGTGCGCCCGTGTTATCGGCGCAGGTCAAACGTGTTTGGGCTTGGATCATTTCTCCTCCTGCTCGACGGCCGATTCAGCATGACCGACGGTATCAATCACCAGCCAACGCTTGGTCTTGGACAAAGGTCTGCACTCACGGATGCGAACGACATCGCCAATCTGGCAAGAGTTGTTCTCATCATGCGCTTTGAACTTGTTTGTCTGTGCGATGACTTTCTCGTATTTTGGGTGAGAAGTATGGTTCTGCACAGCGACTGTGACTGTGCGGTCCATCTTGTTGGATATAACTTCTCCGACCAATTCTTTACGTGGCATTTTTATATCCTCACTTTGCCTTGGCTGCCAGTTGCTTTTCGTGGCCGATGGTTATCAGCCTGGCCAAGCGCTTACGGACTTGCGAAATCTTGGCTGTGTTTTCCAGCTTGCGCAGAGCGTGCTGGAAGCGCAATTCAACTATTTCCTTGCGGGCTTCGTCGATGCGGGCAGATACTTCATCTGCGCTTAGTTCTCTAATTTCACGTACTCTCATCGAGCGCCTCCTGCATGTCTGTCAACAATGCGACACTTAACGGGCAATTTTTGAGCTGCCAAACGCAAAGCTTCATGAGCTGTTTTGGCGTCAATACCTGCCATTTCAAACATGACACGACCTGGCTTTACCACAGCAACCCAGAATTCAGGGTTGCCTTTGCCGGATCCCATACGGGTTTCTGCCGGCTTCTTGGTGCAAGGCT
The Candidatus Obscuribacterales bacterium DNA segment above includes these coding regions:
- the rpsQ gene encoding 30S ribosomal protein S17 → MPRKELVGEVISNKMDRTVTVAVQNHTSHPKYEKVIAQTNKFKAHDENNSCQIGDVVRIRECRPLSKTKRWLVIDTVGHAESAVEQEEK
- the rplN gene encoding 50S ribosomal protein L14 gives rise to the protein MIQAQTRLTCADNTGARELMCIRVMGGSNKRYATVGDVIIGVVKDALPNMPVKKSEVVRCVVVRVRNHVRRADGTTIRFDDNAAVIIQKDNNPKGTRVFGPIARELRDKNFTKILSLAPEVM
- the rpmC gene encoding 50S ribosomal protein L29, which codes for MRVREIRELSADEVSARIDEARKEIVELRFQHALRKLENTAKISQVRKRLARLITIGHEKQLAAKAK
- the rplX gene encoding 50S ribosomal protein L24; translated protein: MQPTKHRKNVRYANAPISKQVKFGGKTVVSNALVKQGATNLTPKVHVKKGDMVMLMTGSEKIGRGKTGKVANVFPKTGKIIVEGINVVTRATRQKSVTGQSGLIKKEAPIFASRVMLYCTACKKPTRIKHKVADNGKKTRICKHCSEAFDA
- the rplE gene encoding 50S ribosomal protein L5, producing the protein MKLQERYNKEVVAHLKKQFNYKNDLQVPRLEKVVINMGIGEATGTQKAIDAGIKDLTAIVGQKPVVNRARKSIATFKVRQGMPVGISVTLRGARMYDFLSKLINIALPRIRDFRGVSGKAFDGRGNYSLGVKEQLIFPEINYENVDQVRGMDIAIVTTAKTDQEGQALLAALGMPFRKQGQQ